gctgtatgttgaagaacaacggcagctacgagaaagatattcaacAGAGATGCGCTACTACCATTTTTGCAGCTAACTCCTTAACGGAATGCCTGCGGTCGACTGCCATCACCAGCGGaatcaagctgcgagtctacctatccgcgattcgccccatcatgatgtacggatcggagacttgggcagcaccaacTACGGTGATGGACAGTCTTGACTGCATGgaaagaaagctgcttagacgacTAATTTGCTAATTTTGGCCTAGgatatgtcacaatgaagagctTTGTGAATCGCGGAAGCGGGAATCGTTGTGGTGTaacggcggatgacacgtttAAGATACCAACATCTttcaccgccatcgaaagtgtatacagaaaatcgtcttcgcttatttggtcatatattaaggagaccagcagatcgccttgttcaacgagttttgaggagtttgtcggattcAATCTTGAAGAGGttacctggccgaaaacggaagttctggactgaggtagTGAGAGAGGACCTTGGTGTGCATAGGCAGTTTGGTTAGACATAAAGGTTCGCCGGATATGGAaaagcgacgaatggattgattcagATGTTCAAGCTTGATTCTGTCGGAACAAGGTGAAGTGCGATTCTTCACCAACGTAATGGCATGGGAGGacctttggaatgacatgtccatcttcccacAGATGGtaaggaggcaagtggacgtggctgtcgaagagatccgAATAGAAGTCgtgaaaaaagtaatagtagtaagtagtaaagtaaaaagttTGACTAATGTAATTCCAAAAAGTATTAATGACTGCTCAGGCAGTGTTAGATGTTGCTGATTGTCGCTCATtgtatattaattatttttgaggttttgttCATGCAAATTCAGTTTCTTTTGGAAACCTTGtagttttattatttgatcAGCTCACTGCAGGTGATTGATCTCAGGAAAAAGCATATTGATTACTACGATTCGTTACTAGGAAGGAATCAAAAGTGCCTTGACGACTTGAAGTAAGtttagtttcatttatttttctgacaCAGTTGTTTTCGTCTCTCAGTATATTTCATTCTCCCAGGAATTATCTCGAAGAAGAGTGCaaggacaagaaaaaacagttgtTTAATTTTGATGGCTGGGAGTTTAATCTTCGTAAGGTGAGCTAGCgcactttcattttattgtgAGAGCAGTACACTATGCTGCTGATTCATGCCCATGAATTAAATGTGCATATCGAAATTGTGAGTgtgggaaataagggcgccactgagtggctcCTCTTCCTCCCAACGACAGTaccagaaatttttaattaactAACAGGTCAAAATGAAATCTTTATGAATCGACTTTCAATCAAACGAtgaatttcaatatttttgtcgTGGGATAAGAGTTTCCTATTCTCGATGCTGCAaagttttgtatttgtttctaGACCTTCTCAATCCTtcaccttttccttttctcgtAATCGCCCGTAAAACTGCATGGGACACGGCATTTCttcttacgaggtacgtgaagGTGCATCACCACTGGGCACATGACGCATCCACCAGCAAGTGGCCGAAAGTCAGTGAGGTTTCCTCAGCAGCTCACTCAAGTAAAGCTAATGAATACGCTGCCGAGGGAATCAGTATGTAGGAAGGTGGCTCGTTCTAACCTACCTTGTAAGAATGAAGGCGGTTTCCCCGTCGTTTTCCAGAATGATTAGGGAAAACTGAGCGTACCCACACTCATATTCGTAAATCTACTCCCCGAACTCTTTATTTGCTTACAGAAATCCCAAAGTTCACTTCAGCCGCTTTCGCTATCACTGTTGCTCATATTTACTGCCAACGTGAACAAGTAGGGGTACCTGAAATGCgacttccgaaaaaaaaactgaatctGAACGGATTACTATTGATGATAATTAAAACTTCGACACTAAATCCTTTACCGTGGTAAaaagcatgttttttttttgttgtaatcaTAAACTGAAGTCCAATCCTAAGGTTGACTGCGAATCTGTCTCCTTCATCATGCTAAGGTTGACTGACGGAAGGATATCGAATTAAGCTGTCTTTCACGGCAGTTGTTTCGTTTAATTCTAATGAGTTTGACCTGATACAGGGAGCTAAGATGATGACATTCGCTTTCTCCGAATTGTTTGTGGCAGTTCCTTTTTGCATATATGTGACTGAGGCGatctataaatataaatttaggGTTGATTCGAATgttatttctcttttatcctttttcctttagttcattcctcctttttttccttcagttcAAAATGTAAACTCTAAATGTTCGCTCCGGTAACGTTCCATCTATGTTGCACTAAAAAGCTCAGTAACAATGAAAGGGTAGGGAGTCTTATAATGGGGGTGAACTTGTTCGTAGCTGTTAAATTTTCCACTAAAAAGAAAGGCGTTTTAAAGAAATGTGTTCTTCTACACTGCTATTTGTATGAAGTGGTTCGGTTTTGTAGAATTAAGAGTATCAGACCACTAGTGTGAAATGTTAGGTTGATAAGAGAGTcgtatcagtttttttttcatattttctattcaGCCTACAATGGAAATTAATCAGCAGTTTGATCAACATTGTTGTGCTCCACCTAATGGGCAAGCCAGAGCCTAGCTCTACGATACGTCTCCTTACCCATACATGTTATCGCATTACCATGAAGGAGATGCCCTGAAGCTCGTCTCTGGCGTCTTGAACTTCTGCGAGTTTTTGAGCTGAATGGCGAAAATGGCAATGATGACCGCGTACTATGCGGGAGCAACTCTTAGCATTTCCTTCGAATCCTGGAATCAACAGTATCGAACCGTTAATGTTGTGCACTGATGTTTTCGCTCCATTGCCGCGGCGCAATTCATAGAAGATGTCTTTGCTAAGCTGCTCATGGCAAATTGACATCGTGCTTAAAATTAAGGAATGGTGTCCGTCTACATAAACCTTTTGAAGAGAAGCTTAGAGAATTTTCTACAACTACTACATGATACATCACGACTATCCACTAAGAATCGAAAGTTCTAgactttaatttaaaaaaaaaaaactgacaaaaCTTCCTTATCAACCTAATACAATAATTCCACTAAAACACAGGCTCCAAATTTTTTATCTGTGAACATATTTCGATACCTGTAGCGTTTGGCAGTTTCTACTGAAGCATTCTATTAACTGGTGCGCATAATCTCATAGTGATCGAATGTGCAGACGAActggatttgtttttgttttatttgtttttatttattttcacattcattttccgtttcatttattgtttttttaatccttCTATATTTGTATGGATTaatgtactttttcttttcaccttACTCCACTCTGTGAGGGCGCGGGATTACATTggtaagaaatagaaattgcTCCTTATTTGAGGACTGATTTTCATGCTGGTAAGGAACAAAGACTGTCAGATACCCACTATTTTTGGTGGTGGTCACAGGACGACTACCTGAAAACTGGGTACTTTCTTTAAGATAGTGAGATTTGCAATTCTTCTTGTCGTAAGATGGGAGTGATTACGAAGAAAAGGTTCTACTCCAGCCTTTTCCGTTCGTCAACTACTGTTTGAATCCAGAACATCCCCTCTCGTAAAGTTCCACCTCTTGATTCTTCTTTCGGAAGTACGATTAGCGACCAGGAGCATGAAACTTGGCACAGTTCCGTGCCTGATTTTAAATAATCATTTAGTTGTAGTGGCATACATAACGCTATCCTCATTGTCTTCGTCTCCCACGTAGCATAGTATCTGTTTCAGAATCATGTAATAAGCTCATAGTATATGGAATGAATTTGCAGTTCAAACAATATCAAGTTTTTGTagggtttgttttttttttcatattttctgggAGACACTTAAATTCGCACTACCTCTGACAAATCATCTACGAGAACTCTCTAGTCCTAggatgttattatttatttatttttgttttgctgcaGGAGAAAGCAGAAGATGCACATGCAGTCACACCACAacgttttttcctgtttttgaaGCATTTAGTTTAATTTGCAGTGCTTCTTTAGGATATTCCTCGTCAACTCAACGGAAGTGATTGCGGTGTATTTGCATGCAAGTTTGCCGAATTTGCATCTAGACGTGCAGAGATAGTGTTCACGCAAGAACACATGCCATATTATCGACAACGGATGCTGTACGAGTTGGTGACAAGGAAACTGTTGTAATTCACATAGAACTACTATCTTCAGTATCTTCATGTGAAGGCGGGCTGAAAGCTTATCGCACACCCATCCAAACAATAACCTTTTTATCGCTGTCAGCGTGTCATACGAGGGTTCTTTAATTAGTCGTTATATGTTTGCAAATGTTGTTTCTTCTATGATCATTTGCTTCGTTTCATTTTACAGAACAAAGAGTTCTGATTTGGCAAGATTCATTCCTCCAACTTGCTGGAACGAAGCGCCTAAAGTTTGTCGAACGCTGTCAAATTATTGCTCTACCTCGTTGTTAttatgtataatataatagaaactGTTCGAAACACACTCGATGTTCCCCGAACCATTCACCTGTCTTGTGCTGCACCTCTTCTCACAGATCGTTTATGTGCCGTTCACCTCATTCTGAGTTCACTCTCCTTCCAAGAGTATAAGCGCGTATGTTCTTTGCGGACGAAGAGATTAATTTACCGAAGATGTTCAGTGACGGTTCAAGTTCTATTGATTGTTCCGGTGAACGCGTCGGTTTCATATTTCCAGTTGCATCTAGTTGGGCTGCCATTTACTTGGGTGCACGATATCTTCATATTTCTGGACGTATCCAAAAATTATAGAGATTGAGGGGATTTGCACTGCCCGAAGTTGAAACATGCGACGTCTTCATTGGTCGTAAACAGATGTAGGTTGTCactttccatgtttttctgcttttctttagGGAGAGGTGGTTCACTTCAGCACAAAAACatccaaaatgaaaaaaaaatgggaagaaataacaaaaaagtgacTCCGTGGAACATGtgtttataattaattatatagAGAAAAGGGAAATGAGTTAAGCGGATCGAAGAAGATCTAGAAGCggattttctgatttctattGGTTAGTACTTCAATGTTCGCTCGGATATTCAGAGCAATGGATTCCGTATAGGAATGAAGGTTGTTAGTGATTTTGAGCGGCCATAAAATGTTCAAGTTGATCCTAGAGGAATTCTTATCAGCTAGTCCGTAGTGGATTTCGCGTAGATGGTGCAGAATGATCACCTTGTGCTGCATTCTTTTGTGAGGGTTATTTTCCAATGTGCTTTATTAATCTTTACTGGTGAATGTTTTCGCGGTTTAGCTTAAGCTAAATATTTGTATCAAAACTCGGTAGACAGCAAATTAAGTTCACTCCAATTCGGTCGCGATACCCTGAGTATGTCGTTAATTATGGCATAAGAATCATAGAATCGTAGCATCAGCATAAGACCTAGTAAACTAGCATGTAATGAggttgtgagtttttttttttactgatgtGGTGCAGTAGTTTGCAGTTTCAAAGTTCGCTAACTTgttccattcatttcatttgtgcTTTCTTCTATCTCCATACCGGTTCTCCTCGTttttatccgtttttttttcttgtcttcggAAGAACACCTTAGTTTATACAGCAATACATTGTTTGTCATTTAGAGTTTAACACCACTTACGTGCAGCCTCCAGCGGGCGGAGATtgtgatcttttttcattttgatgcGCAGCGATCGCGCGATTCTATTCCATTCTTCTAGTGTATATGCGAAAACTCGATATGCCCTCCATTTTTTGCGGGTCTGCCTATCATTATTCTCAATTTGTGATTGACATTTCTGTTGTTCTCTGTTGCTACTGTTTACTCCTGATCTTAAGGTATTCGAACATATCCCCTTTGTCTGATGGTCGCTTCGACCTGTTCTAGATAATCTGGAATAACTAAGCCAGACATTTGCCTAGTCTTCGTATCAGTTATGTGATCTCCTTATTTCTTACGTAACACCAAAAGTTTCAAAGTATCGTATCTCAATTAGGAGggatgaaatttaaaaaaaaacgactcaaTTGGCCCCAAATTCGTTCTCCGCACACCGGAACAGCCTATGAAGCAGTTCTCTGACATTGTAGCCAATTTGTGAGAGGTTTAACAAAGTTAGGAGGAGGTAGATACGATTCCTGTGTATTTAATCTGCATGTTCCATTGCTGTACTGTTCATGGATGGCATCACTTAACTCGGCAAGTACGACCTGTAAGCTTGGTGCATTTCAAATTGTTGAGACCTGTCACCTCCTCTTCCCTCTTTCCCCGCAGTTcctcattctttccttttccatttGCTTGTTTACGATTTTACTGCTAGCTATGTATTGTTCtcgagctgttttttttttgcgtgcaGCATTTATTTTCGAACCTTATCAAATACACTGTATCTTGGTCTTTGTATCACTCATTTAAATACTGCAAAGTATATTAAACGCTTGCTAGATGTGCACGCAGTGATGGTTCTCAGTTGGTATCATATTCACCTGATTCCTTGAGTTCGTTCATTGagtttctttctgaatttttgtgCATAATGTTTTTACTAACAGTTTCTAAGAGTAATAGAAGATGCATGGCGGCACCGAAGAAATTGATGTCACTAACCACTTCAAGGATGGTGTCATTGATCTTATAGCAGGGACCGTTGGTAAGTACATATTTTATtcgctttgaattttttgcattATTGTAGTTGTATTTAGATAGAAGCAAAGTGTCAAAGGCtgttgtaattttttaaagttcagttttatttcttcagttcGAAAGCTATGCTGTGccaaataaaaacttttttgccATCGTACTGTAAATTTGGCAAAATTGGGGATTCAAGAACTCGGAGTTCTTCGCATACGCGTGTTCTCCAGATCTCGCTCTGTCGTACCTTCTATTTCGATGTTTGTTGAATAATATGAGAGGAAGAATTTCCAATAACTATAAACATTGCAGAATTAATCTAATAAATTCTTCATCAAAGCcagcggattttttttaaaaaccaaaCAAATGAGTACTCATGGAGAATACATGTATGTGACTAATtgttcagttttatttttatttttattttttgagtgaATTGTTTCAAATAAAGTTTGAGAGATTATGGGAAAAAGTAGGTATTGCAATGAAGAGATTGCGACATTTTACGTGCCATCACGAGTATCCCCTGTCTCTGTTTGTTTTCTCTCTTACTCTCAGCATCGTCAAATTTCTCATAAAATCGAacgattttttctccttcaaaacCAGATCTAGGAAAGGCAGAATAGTTGTAAACCAATGAAATTGTACACTAAAAATGCTATTTCtttaacagaaaacaaaaaaggtgcGCATCTCtgtctttttcatcttctgaCAAATTACTTTCCCTTCATAACTCGCCTCAGTTTGATCTTCCCGACCGTGTGATATGTCGAATTTGTTTAGGTAGGACTCTCAAATCTTCTCGCTGAAgtactttctgaaaaaaatgcctCTGGATACGTATAGCGACAACTTACATTTTTGCACTCCGAAGATATATGATCCTTCACGTGAATAGATGTACATATTCGTAAAGTATAGGTTATTGGGAACATTTTGGTTCACACGCAGCTACATTTCGAGGCCTTGGAGATGTTGagaattgatttttattagaaattttttttttttgactaatGTGCCATGTTTGAACCCCAGAAATGATTAACATTAGTAGTTAAAGTAGTTAGATTAGATTAGTAGTTTTCTAATaaaatctgcaagaaaacaatttctcGTGCGTTTCGCGACTAAGTTTACAACTTTAGTTTTTCGCATTATTtaatagaactttttttcaaaagcttgTGAGTGGTTAGCGAATGAATTGTACTTCTACTGACTCAACACATATGATAGATATTAATTTTTGAGGTCCTTTGCGATGAATGTTTCtctcctctttctctttctcttaaAAGGAGATAAGTTGTCCATTTTTGGTGGTAGTATTCCAACTCTAACTCACTTCAGTTACCAATGGCCGATGTAAAATAGTACGTTATctttgaagagattttttttggatttcctaTAGGATAGGACCCTCGTTAACTGCATCACAAGCAAGTCAGTTACCCGGTTGTCTGGGATCTTTAGATCTCCTTAACGATCTCTCTCACGACAAACATCAGTGACTGTGGAAAACATGCATTTTCGTAGTATTTCCCCGAAATTTTGTTAAGAAGACGCTTCTTTCCACCTGATCCTGGCGGTTACGTTGACAATCTTGATGCAGTTCACGTTTAGCAGCATTCGCTCTCAGTGAAAGCACAGAACTACGATTTCTGAGAACTATCCTCATACTTTtcgtttctgattttttattttaatgatgATTTTACAAGAAGCAAATAGTTTCCTTATGTTACTTGAGAGTAGAGGATTCGTTAATAACCGTATTCGTGAGACATTGGCAGCGTCACAGTGCTGTGGTAtcattaatttgaaaaaaaaaaacattgtcacGTTAATCTGCGGCGGCGGTCATATCGTCAAGCAAATAACAGAGAAACGGGTGTATGTTACTTCATTTAGGTGGAACTGCAAATGTCTACGCCGGTCAACCACTTGATACAGTCAAAGTAAAAGTACAAACCTTCCCGAAGCTCTACAAAAATTGGGTGACGTGTCTTAGAGATACATATCGATTGGATGGAATTAGAGGTCTTTACGCTGGAACGGTGCCTGCGCTTGTGGCGAATATAGCTGAAAATGCTGTCCTTTTTACTGCTTACGGCTACTGCCAAAAAGTAAGTAGTGAATTTACTTTTTCTCATATGATCTACTTGCGATCGTACTGCTACTCTTTGAGGCGGTTAGTGTGATATCCGGCCACTATGACGTGAAGTCAATGACACCGCTTGAAAATGCATCTGCCGGATCGCTTGCATCTGTATTTGCAGCCCTAGTATTGTGTCCTACAGAGCTGGTGAAATGTCGACTACAGGCAGCACGTGAAGTTGGCCAtaaatggtgtttttttttgaacaattttattttctttccgatATCGATATTGGAGttgagaatttcattttttttttcttctttgttgcaGAAGTAACACTTCTATTTCTACACTATGGATGTCGTGAACTAGTCCCTTTTCCTTTTAATTAAAGcaaagtaattttttgtaCATTTAAAGTCGATGGTTGTCATCCTCACTGTCAGTGGGCTTGCCTGGCAAATATTCCATTCCGGATCTGCGGAATGATTTTAGTTCTTGATTGGAAAGTAATGACACGTGTGTAAAAGTTATCTTCTCGACAACCCTGGTTTTTGAATCAGGTTCGCAAtattatgaaaaaagtgatgtgTCCTCAGAAAAGGCACACCAAGCTGTTCATGCCAAGGCTAACTCGTAACTTCAACAAAACGTTCCTTTAGCACTCCATTCTCCGTATGTCGGGATATGTTCAATGAGAGGGGAATCCGTGGTTTCTTCATTGGAATGTCGCCAACATTAGCAAGAGAGGTATACTGTAAAATTATGTTTTCCACAACTGTAAACAAATTGATGTCAGGGTGTATGCGGGCCTTTTTTGAGATAAGAAGGTGGAATGTCAGCTAGGAAAGAGTTAGCCGACGTAGATACTAGGTGCTATCTCGAACATTCCCATGAAAACGGTTTTATGTTgtgtattaaaggcatcaacccacgaatctggcgtggtgtagattttcgttggagtatacctatataaTTGAAAATACATTCGGACACCCCGATAGGCAAATCATTTCATTCGATGAATCGCAGGCgagggcgcaagggtggtgcgttgctatagaggacgtcgtaaggaaccgcattccgaagccgtctgtttacagtgatgcacggagagatgagtggaaccacccctgtattcatagtataggtatactccaacgaaaatccatacgcctgatggggtggtatggattttcgttggaattcgtgggtgatgcctttaaatgaaccAATTGTATGTCCGATTTCCAACTGCCGTGGGCAATTGAGATAGTTTTTCATCcattcctccttttttgtcACTGACTGTATtagtatttgtttatttggaaGTAGTGTTATTATATCTGGGAGGTTACCAATTTTTTTGAGAGTGCAAGGTCTGATTTTTCTTAAGTTTCTCAGAGACTTTGTTTCAGTAGAAGGTCGACCTATCTTTGCTAGAACTTCACAAGATTGTGTAGTGCCAAAGACAGTCTACTCTTCTAGAAAAAACTAATGGAGCACTAAtttctgctactttttttcgcaTGTTGTGCTAATGAATGGGTTCGAAAACacagaaacaaaattgaaTACCTAATACTGGGACAGATGACTACTA
This window of the Necator americanus strain Aroian chromosome III, whole genome shotgun sequence genome carries:
- a CDS encoding hypothetical protein (NECATOR_CHRIII.G9008.T2), producing MFFADEEINLPKMFSDGSSSIDCSGERGPLVELQMSTPVNHLIQSKDTYRLDGIRGLYAGTVPALVANIAENAVLFTAYGYCQKAVSVISGHYDVKSMTPLENASAGSLASVFAALVLCPTELVKCRLQAAREVGHKCTPFSVCRDMFNERGIRGFFIGMSPTLAREVPGYFCFFGAYEASRYMLAKEGQEKDDIGLLKTAASGAVGGMALWAAIFPFDSIKSRMQVSGGGNFLGLTLSVVRTEGIRALYKGLLPTLIRTCLASGSLFVTYEESKKFMKPIESDDTRSPTLYHSHILRLHTSQ
- a CDS encoding hypothetical protein (NECATOR_CHRIII.G9008.T1); translated protein: MHGGTEEIDVTNHFKDGVIDLIAGTVGGTANVYAGQPLDTVKVKVQTFPKLYKNWVTCLRDTYRLDGIRGLYAGTVPALVANIAENAVLFTAYGYCQKAVSVISGHYDVKSMTPLENASAGSLASVFAALVLCPTELVKCRLQAAREVGHKCTPFSVCRDMFNERGIRGFFIGMSPTLAREVPGYFCFFGAYEASRYMLAKEGQEKDDIGLLKTAASGAVGGMALWAAIFPFDSIKSRMQVSGGGNFLGLTLSVVRTEGIRALYKGLLPTLIRTCLASGSLFVTYEESKKFMKSLF